The region GCCTTGATCGGGTGGCGCTCCAGGGTTTGCGCGAGCACGCCGAGGTCGATGCCGTCACGCGGGTGCACCGGGATTTCCACCGCTTTGAGCTTCAGGCGCTCCAGCACTTGCAGGCTGGCATAGAACGCCGGGGCTTCGATGGCCACCAGGTCGCCGGGTTCGGTGACGGCTTGCAGGCACAGGTTCAACGCTTCGAGGGCGCCGTTGGTGATCAGCAGTTCTTCCATCGGCAACATCAGGCCGCCGACCATGTAGCGCAGGGCGATCTGCCGGCGCAACTGCGGGTTGCCCGGCGACATGTCGGTGACGACCATGCGCGGGTCCATTTCCCGGGCGGCACTGGCCAGGGAGCGGGACAGGCGTTGCAGCGGAAACAACGTTGGGCTGGGGAACGCTGAGCCGAACGGGACGGTGGTCGGGTCCTTGATCGAGTCGAGCACCGAAAACACCAGTTCACTGACGTCGACTTCGGTGGACTCGTTGACCTGGCTGCTGATCACTGGCTCCGAGAACGGGCTCGGGGCGTGGGTGTTGACGAAGTAGCCGGAGCGCGGACGGGCGCGGATCAGGCCGCGACGTTCTAGCAGGTAATAGGCCTGGAACACCGTGGATGGGCTGACCCCGTAAGTCTGGCTGGCGTAGCGCACCGATGGCACGCGCTGGCCAGGGCCGAGGACGCCGGAGCGGATCAGTTCAGCGATGTCATCGGCGAATTTTTCGTAGCGTTTCATCGAGTGCCCGGGTTGAATTGATTCATGTGGTGCGCTTTTGTGGCGAGGGAGCTTGCCTGTGGTGAGGGGCTTGCCCCGTTGGGCCGCGAAGCGGCCCCTCCAATTCTTCAGACATATCGCGCTGCCCGGTCTACGACTGCTTCGCAGCCGAACGGGGGCAAGCCCCCTCGCCACAGAGACCGCGCCTGACAAAGGTCGGCATCTTAACGGCTCAACGATTCATCGGCGCAACAAACCGACTCTTTGCCACGCTGTAAATGTCCGGCTCGTCACTGTCGACAATCTTGAAGGCAATGGTCTGCGAACTGCTGCTTGGCCGTTCCGTGGTCATTGCCACCGACACCGGCACATCGACAATCTCACCCGGCGCAAGGCTCAACTCGGTCTTGCCTTGCAGCTGGAAGCCATCGCCGTCCACCAGGCTCAGGCGATAATCCTGACGCTGCTGGGTCTTGTTGATGACTTTGAGGCTGTAGATGTTTTCGATCTGGCCTTCGCTGTTTTCACGGTACATGCCACGGTCTTTGGTGACGTCCAGCGACACCATCGGTCGTTCCACCAGCGCCATGGCCAATGCGCCAATCATCACCAGCAGCACCGCCGTGTAGCCGATCAACCGAGGCCGCAGCAGGTGGGTCTTGCCACCTTGCAACTCATGCTCGGAGGTGTAGCTGATCAGGCCGCGAGGGTAGTTCATTTTGTCCATGATCGAATCGCAGGCATCGATGCACGCCGCGCAGCCGATGCATTCCATCTGCAAGCCGTCGCGGATGTCGATGCCGGTCGGGCAGACCTGCACGCAGAGCTGGCAGTCGATGCAATCACCGAGACCCACCTCGGCCGGTTTGACCTCGCGTTTGCGCGGGCCACGGTTTTCGCCACGGGCCACGTCGTAGGAAATGGTCAGGGTGTCCTTGTCGAACATCACGCTCTGGAACCGCGCATAAGGGCACATGTGCATGCACACCGCTTCACGCAGCCAGCCGGCGTTGATGTACGTGGCGCCGGTGAAGAAGATCACCCAGAACAGACTGACGCCGGCCATTTGCAGGGTCAGCAGTTCTTCGGCCAGTGGCCGGATTGGCGTGAAGTAACCGACAAAGGTCAGGCCGGTCAGCAGGCTGATGCCCAGCCACAACGTGTGCTTGGCCGAACGCCGCAGCAGTTTGTTCAGGCCCCAGGGCGCGGCTTGCAGTTTGATTCGCTGGTTGCGCTCGCCTTCGGTGATTTTCTCGCACCACATGAAGATCCAAGTCCAGGAGCTCTGCGGGCAGGTGTAGCCGCACCAGACGCGGCCGGCGAACACGGTGATCGCAAACAGGCCGAACGCGGCAATGATCAACAGCGCCGAGAGCAGGATGAAATCCTGCGGCCAGAAGGTCGCGCCAAAGATGTGGAATTTGCTTTCAGACAGGTCCCAGAGCACCGCTTGGCGGCCACCCCAGTTCAGCCACACCGTGCCGAAAAACGCGAGGAACAGAAAGCCCGCGCCGCTCATGCGCAAGGTGCGGAACAGCCCGGTGAAGCTGCGGGTGTGGATCAGGTTGTCGCTGGATTTGGCCTTCATCTTTGGACGCGAAGGCTCATAGCGCTGTACGACTGGGGCGCTTTCTACGGTTCGGACGGGGATTCTATCGCTCATGGTCTTTCGCTCATCAGCCTCCATCAGGCCGGTGCACTATGAGCGTCGATCTGTTTGCATAACAGGCTCAGCTATTGCAATAAAAAGCGGATCAGATGGCATTCAAGCGAGTGCCTGCGACAAGTTGATGCACCTGCCGCCGCTGGCTGCGGGCGCCTATCTCAGGCGCCCGGGGCGGTTGTTGATCCGGGTCAGTCAAATCACCGAATCACTGTCGGTGGCCCTCAAATGCTTACGACCGTCGACAGCGCCTGCTACGGTCAATGCGTCGGCTTCTGCTTCGGTGATGTAGATGCGTTCGCCGTTCATCTCCACCGCGGACATGGCTTTTTCCGAGTCGGTGATGATGGTGACGTCGGGGCACAGACGAATTTCTTCGCCGTTCTCGGTGGTGAAAAAGCAAGTCTGGGTTTCGGTATCGATGCGCACGGTCATGGGACTGTCCTTTTTCAGCGGAGACTAAAACGTTAGGTCGCCAAGGACGGCCTTCGTTCTGTGCAACCGATTAATGGTCGGCGCGGTCCATCCTCTACAACCGACTTTCTGTTGAAGAAGAAGGAATGGCCCATGGACGCCTGCGTGGGGGCGAAGTGTTATGGACTGCCGATCACCGGCGGCATGGTTGTCGGCGGTTCTTCGCGAGGTGGCGGGGTGGTGCCCGGTGGTTCTTGCTCGGGCACCGGGTCCGGTTCGGTCTCGGGAATGGTCGGGGTGTCGATGTTCGGGTCCGGCGTTTCGGCAGGGATCGGGATACTCATCGGTCAAGCCTCCTTGTGGCACATGGCGTGAGTCGTGCTTAAGTAGATTGACCACCGCGAAAAGGTTTTGATTCCCCCGAACGCTCAGGCAAATCCCCGTGAACTTTTAGCGGCGCCTGTCGCTCGGAACCTAAGTGAGTTCATTCCGGGACGGACTGGCCCATGTGGATGAACATCAAGCACAAGAGCGTCCTTGGGGCGTAAAGGAGAGATGCTCGATGATCGCTGAAAAACCGACAGAACTCAGTTACAACCCGCACATGCCGCTGTCGCAGGCGTTGTTGCTGCCGCGCATCGTCATCGAAGACACCATGCCGATCCTCGACGGCGGGCAGTTTGCCGTCAAAGCTGTGGTCGGTCAGGACGTGTTGGTCACCAGCAAAGTCTTTGCCGACGGTCACGACAAACTGGCCGTGCGCATTCGTTGGCGCAACGAGGGCGAAGAGTCCTGGCACAGCGAAACCATGCAGGAGCTGGGCAACAATGGCTGGCAGGGCCGGTTCCGGGTCGAGCGCCAGGGCCGTCACATTTACTGCATCGAAGCCTGGATCGATCAGTTCGCCAGCTTCTGTTATGAGCTGGAAAAAAACACACCGCCCGCGTGCCGGTGAGCCTGGAGTTGCAGGAAGGCCGCACGTTGGTCCATCAAGCCGTCGAGCGCAGCGACGGTCAGCTGAGCGAGCAATTGGCGGGGCTGCACCATGAACTGTCCGGGCTGCTCGAAACCGAGCAGGTCGCGCTATTTCTGCACCAGCGTAGCGCCGAACTCATGGCCCAGGCGGATCACCGCGCCTTCCTGAGCCTGAGCCCGGAATACCCGCTGGACGTGGAACGGGAAATCGCCCAATTTGCCAGTTGGTACGAGCTGTTTCCACGCTCGATCACCGACGATCCCACCCGTCATGGCACCTTTAACGATGTGCACGCGCGACTGCCGATGATTCAGGACATGGGCTTCGATGTGCTCTACCTCCCACCGATCCACCCGATCGGCCGTTCAGTTACCGTAAGGGCCCGAACAATTCCCTGACCGCCGGCCCCGACGATCCGGGCAGTCCGTATGCCATTGGCAGCGCCGAGGGCGGGCACGAGGCAATTCACTCCGAGCTGGGCAGCCGCGAAGACTTCCGCCGGTTGGTCGTTGCGGCGGCGGATCATGGGCTGGAAATCGCTCTCGACTTCGCGATCCAGTGTTCCCAGGACCACCCGTGGCTGGAACAGCATCCGGGCTGGTTCAACTGGCGCTCCGGACGGCAGCGATCAACTACGCCGAGAACCCGCCGAAGAAGTACCAGGACATCGTCAACGTCGATTTCTACGCCGCCGACGCAATTCCCAGCCTCTGGGTCGAATTGCGCGACATCGTGGTCGGTTGGGTCGAGGAGGGCGTGAAGATCTTTCGCGTCGATAACCCACACACCAAACCGCTGCCGTTCTGGCAATGGCTGATCGCCGATGTGCGGGCGTTGCACCCGGAAGTGATCTTCCTCGCCGAAGCCTTTACCACCCCGGCGATGATGGCGCGGCTGGGCAAGGTCGGTTACTCCCAGAGCTACACCTACTTCACCTGGCGCAACACCAAGTACGAACTGTCGACCTATTTCAGTGAACTGAACGAGTCGCCGTGGCGTGAATGCTTCCGCCCGAATTTCTTCGTCAACACGCCGGACATCAATCCGGGGTTTCTCCACGAATCCGGGCGTCCGGGGTTTCTCATCCGCGCGGCGCTGGCGACCATGGGCTCGGGCCTGTGGGGCATGTATTCAGGCTTCGAACTGTGCGAAGCCGCCGCTGTGCCAGGCAAGGAGGAATACCTCGATTCCGAGAAGTACGAGATCCGTCCACGGGACTTCAATGCGCCGGGCAACATCATTGCCGAGATCGCTCAGCTCAACCGCATTCGCCGGCAGAACCCGGCGCTACAGACGCATCTGGGGCTGAAGCTCTACAACGCCTGGAACGACAACATTCTGTATTTCGGTAAACGTAGCGCCGACGGTAGCAACTTCATTCTGGTGGCCGTCAGCCTTGATCCGCATAACGTCCAGGAGGCTGATTTCGAGTTGCCGCTGTGGGAAATGGGCCTGCCCGACGACGCCAGCACCCAGGGCGAAGACTTGATGAACGGCCATCGCTGGACCTGGTACGGCAAATACCAATTCATGCGGATCGACCCGGTGCATCAGCCGTTCGGCATTTGGCGAATCACCACCTCTTGACTGTGGCGAGAGGGATTGCCTGTGGCGAGGGGGCTTGCCCCCGTTGGGCTGCGAAGCGGCCCCTACTTTTCCTTCAGCCACATCCAGTTATCCGGATTTACGACTGCTTCGCAGCCGAACGGGGGCAAGCCCCCTCGCCACAAAAGCCCTCTCACCATAGATAGGTGCTCGGCTCAGCGGTTAATTTGAATTCAACAGGAGTTTCAAATGGCGAAGAAACCCAAGTCAGCCACTTTTATCAAAGACCCGCTCTGGTACAAGGATGCGGTGATTTATCAGGTTCACGTTAAGTCTTTTTTCGACTCCAACAACGACGGGATCGGCGACTTTCCCGGTCTGATCGCCAAACTCGATTACATTGCCGATCTAGGCGTCAACACCATCTGGCTGTTGCCGTTCTATCCCTCGCCACGTCGGGATGACGGTTATGACATTGCCGAATACCGCGGCGTCCATTCCGACTACGGCACCATGGCCGATGCCAAACGCTTCATCGCCGAGGCCCACAAGCGCGGCCTGCGCGTCATCACCGAGCTGGTCATCAACCACACCTCCGACCAGCACGCCTGGTTCCAGCGCGCACGCAAGGCCAAGAAAGGCTCAGCCGCCCGGGACTTCTACGTCTGGTCCGATGACGATCAAAAGTACGACGGCACCCGCATCATTTTCCTCGACACCGAGAAGTCCAACTGGACGTGGGACCCGGTCGCCGGCCAGTACTTCTGGCACCGTTTCTACTCCCACCAACCGGACCTGAACTTCGACAACCCGCAAGTCATGAAAGCCGTGCTCTCGGTGATGCGCTACTGGCTCGACATGGGCATCGACGGGCTGCGGCTTGATGCGATCCCGTACCTGATCGAACGCGACGGCACCAACAACGAGAACCTCCCCGAGACCCACGACGTCCTCAAGCAGATCCGTGCCGAAATCGACGCCAATTACCCCGACCGCATGCTGCTGGCCGAGGCCAACCAATGGCCGGAAGACACTCAGCTGTACTTCGGTGACACCGACGCCAAGGGCCTGAACGGCGACGAATGCCACATGGCGTTCCACTTCCCGCTGATGCCGCGCATGTACATGGCGCTGGCCCAGGAAGACCGTTTTCCGATCACCGATATCCTGCGTCAGACCCCGGAAATCCCGGCCAACTGCCAGTGGGCGATTTTCCTGCGCAACCACGATGAGCTGACCCTGGAAATGGTCACCGACAAGGAGCGTGATTATCTGTGGAATTACTACGCGGCCGACCGTCGAGCGCGGATCAACCTGGGGATTCGCCGCCGTCTCGCGCCGCTGATGGAGCGCGACCGCCGTCGTGTCGAGCTGCTCAACAGTTTGCTGCTGTCGATGCCCGGCACGCCGACGATGTATTACGGCGATGAAATCGGCATGGGCGACAACATCTACCTCGGCGACCGCGATGGCGTGCGTACGCCGATGCAATGGTCGATTGACCGTAACGGCGGCTTCTCCCGCGCCGACCCGGCCAGCCTGGTGCTGCCGCCGATCATGGACCCCCAATACGGCTACCTGTCGGTCAACGTCGAAACCCAGGCCGGCGACCCGCATTCACTGCTGAACTGGACCCGGCGCATGCTTGCAGTGCGCAAGCAGTCCAAGGCCTTCGGTCGCGGCACGCTGAAAATGCTTTCGCCGAGCAACCGCAGGATTCTGGCCTACACCCGTGAATTCACCGGTGCCGACGGCAAACACGAAATCATTCTGTGTGTGGCCAACGTGTCCCGCAGCGCGCAAGCGGCAGAACTCGACTTGTCAGCCTACGTCGGCATGGTCCCGGTGGAGATGCTCGGCGGTAACGCCTTCCCGCCGATTGGCCAGTTAAGTTTCCTCCTGACCCTGGCGCCATATGGTTTCTACTGGTTTGTACTCGCGGCGGAAAACCAGATGCCGAGCTGGCACGTGGAACCGGCGCAAAGCCTGCCGGACTTCACCACGCTGGTGCTGAAAAAACGCATGGAAGAACTGCTCGAAGCGCCATCTCGCGGCACGCTGGAGCAAGGCATCCTGCCGAACTGGTTGCAGAACCGTCGCTGGTTTGCCGGCAAGGACACGGCCATCGACAGCGTCAACATCGCTTATGGCGTACGTTTCGGTGACCCGCTGCACCCAGTGTTGTTGAGTGAAATCGACGTCACCAGTGGCGGCCAGACCAGTCGCTATCAACTGCCGTTCGGCTTTATCGCCGAAGATCAGGTTGGCGCGGCGTTGCCGCAACAACTGGCGTTGGCGCGGGTTCGGCGAGTGCGCCAGGTCGGTTTGATCACTGATGCGTTCAGCCTCGACACCTACATCCGCGCCGTGCTGGAAGGCATGCAAGCCAGTACCGTGTTGCAGTCCAGCGAAGGCGAGATTCGTTTCGAGCCAACTGCCGAACTGGCCAAACGCGGTCTGACCGCCGAATCGGACGTGCGTTACCTGTCCGCCGAGCAGTCCAACAGTTCGGTGGTGATCGGCAACAGCCTGGTGCTGAAACTGATCCGCAAACTTGCCTCGGGCGTGCACCCGGAACTGGAAATGAGCGCGTACCTGACCGCCGCCGGTTTCGGCAATATTTCGCCGTTGCTCGGTTCGGTGATTCGCCGTGATTCGAAGGGCGAAGACACCCTGTTGATGATTGCCCAAGGCTATTTGAGCAATCAGGGCGACGCGTGGGAATGGACGCAGAACAACCTTGAACGGGCGCTGCGGGACGAACTGGCCGATGCCATGTCCGAGCAGGAGCAGCACTACAACGCCCTCGGCGAACTGAAAGATTTCGCCGGTATGCTGGGCCAGCGCCTGGGGGAAATGCACGTGGTGCTGGCAACGCCCACCGACGACCCGGACTTCGCCCCACAAGTCACGACACAAAAGGATGCCCTGGCTTCGGCCAAGGACGTGGCGGCACAATTGGAACACGCCTTGAAGTTGCTCAAACAGCATCAAAGCGAACTGAACCCGGCAGACAAAGCCTTGGTCAGTCATTTGCTGGACAACAAAAAAGCCATTCTCGGCCATGTCCAGGAACTCGGTAAAAAAGCCGCAGGGGGGCTGCGTATTCGGGTCCACGGCGACTTGCATTTGGGCCAGGTATTGGTGATCAAGGGCGACGCTTACTTGATCGACTTCGAAGGTGAGCCGGCGCGGCCACTCAGCGAGCGGCGCGGTAAGCACAGCCCGTATAAAGATGTGAGCGGGGTGTTGCGTTCGTTCGATTACGCGGCAGCGATGGCGATCAACGTGCATAACGTCGACAACACCGCCGATGCCCGGGCAGCCCGGCAACGGGTGGCCGATCGTTATTTAAGTGAAGCGCGACAGTCATTTATCGACGCTTATCGGCTGGCGGCAGCTAGTCTTGCTCATGCGTGGCAAGATCCTGAGGGCGAAGACGCTGCACTGGCGTTGTTCGGTCTGGAGAAGGCGGCCTATGAAGTGGCTTATGAGGCGGAAAATCGCCCCACCTGGCTGCCGGTGCCGTTGCACGGTTTGTATGGGTTATTGAGTGGGCTCAAACCCTTTTCCGATCTTGGTGGAGAGTAGTCATGAGTTTCTCGAACACGGAACAGGGGCACCACAAAGAAACACTGCTGCCCAGGGCGTCGGACATTGATGCGTTGGTACGCGCTGAACACCACGACCCCTTTGCCATACTCGGCCCCCACGGCGATGACAATGGCGGGCAATTCATCCGGGCCTATCTGCCAGACGCTTTAAGTGTCCAGGTGTTGGCCAAAGACTCCGGCGAAGAGCTCGGCAGTCTTGAAGCCACTCAGACACCGGGGCTGTTCGTCGGCCACTTTGACCGCGCCCAGCCGTACCTGCTGCGCACCCGTTGGGCCGGCGGCGAGCAAGTGGCCGAAGACCCTTACAGCTTCGGGCCGCTGCTCGGTGAGATGGACTTGTACCTGTTTGCCGAAGGCAATCACCGCGATCTCAGCGCCTGCCTCGGCGCGCAGTTGAAGAACGTCGATGGCGTTGATGGCGTGCGGTTCGCTGTGTGGGCGCCGAATGCCAAACGGGTGTCGGTGGTCGGCGATTTCAATGTCTGGGACGGTCGTCGTCACCCGATGCGTCTACGTCATCCGACCGGGGTCTGGGAGTTGTTCATTCCGCGCCTGCAAGCAGGGGAGGCGTACAAGTACGAAATCCTCGGCACTCAAGGCATTTTGCCGCTCAAGGCTGACCCAATGGCTTTGGCCACGCAGATGCCGCCGGACACTGCTTCGAAAGTCGCTTCGCCGCTGAGCATCGACTGGCAGGACCACGAGTGGATGCAGTCCCGTGGCGACCGCCAAAAACCGAGTGCGCCGCTGTCGATCTACGAGCTGCACGCCGGTTCCTGGCAGTGCGAACTGGATGATCTGGGCGAAGTCGCCCGCCAGTACACCTGGCACGAATTGGCCGAGCGGCTGATTCCGTATGTGAAGGAGCTGGGTTTCACCCACATTGAGCTGATGCCGATCATGGAGCACCCGTTCGGCGGTTCCTGGGGTTATCAGTTGCTCTCGCAATTTGCCCCGAGCGCCCGTTACGGCACGCCGGATGACTTCGCCGCGTTCGTCAACGCCTGTCACCAGGCTGACATCGGCGTGATCCTCGACTGGGTGCCGGCGCATTTCCCTACCGATACCCACGGTCTGGCGCAGTTCGACGGCACGGCGTTGTATGAATACGCCAACCCGATGGAAGGCTTCCACCAGGATTGGGACACGCTGATCTACAACCTCGGCCGCACCGAAGTGCACGGCTACATGCTGGCTTCGGCGCTGCACTGGCTCAAGCATTTCCACGTCGATGGCCTGCGGGTCGATGCCGTGGCGTCGATGCTCTATCGCGATTACTCGCGCAAGGCCGGCGAGTGGGTGCCGAACCGCCATGGCGGCCGCGAGAACCTGGAAGCCATCGACTTCCTGCGCCATCTCAATGACGTCGTCGATATCGAAGCGCCCGGCGCGCTGGTGATCGCCGAAGAATCGACAGCCTGGCCGGGTGTCAGCCAGAACACCCAGCAGGGTGGCCTCGGTTTCGGCTTCAAATGGAACATGGGCTGGATGCACGACTCGCTCGCATTACATCCAGCAGGACCCGGTATACCGCGCCCATCATCACAACGAGCTGAGTTTCGGCCTGGTGTATGCGTGGTCCGAGCGTTTTATCCTGCCGATTTCCCACGATGAAGTGGTGCACGGCAAGCATTCGCTGATCGACAAAATGCCCGGCGACCGTTGGCAGAAATTCGCCAACCTGCGGGCGTACCTGAGTTTCATGTGGGCGCATCCGGGCAAGAAACTGCTGTTCATGGGCTGCGAGTTCGGTCAGTGGCGCGAGTGGAATCACGATCAGCAACTGGACTGGTACCTTTTGCAGTACTCGGAACACAAAGGCGTGCAGAAACTGGTGGGTGATCTCAACCGGCTGTACCGCGAAGAACCGGCGCTGCACGACCAGGACGACGCACCGCAGGGCTTCCAGTGGTTGATCGGTGATGATGCGATCAACAGCGTCTATGCCTTCATGCGCTGGAGCAAAGAGGGGCGGCCGGTGCTGGTGGTCGCCAACTTCACCCCGGTGCCGCGTCAGGCCTACCGGATCGGCGTGCCATTTGCCGGGCGCTGGACCGAGATGATCAACAGCGATGCCGACACCTACGCCGGTTCCAACTATGGCAACGGCGGCGGGGCGTTTACCGAGGAAGAACCGAGCCATGGCCAGGCGCTGTCGCTGGTGCTGAACTTGCCGCCGCTGGCAGTGTTGATTCTGCGTCCGGAGGGTTGATTTAAAACCGCGTCGCTCCCTTCGCGGGCAAGCCTCGCTCCTACAGGATTTGTGTTGGTCGCGTCATTTCGGCACGACATAACACCTGTAGGCGCGAGGCTTGCCCGCGAAGGCGCCAGATCAAACAACATACCTCTTGCGGTCAACCCCTCACCACCGCATCCGAATCCCCAAACTCCCTATCACCCCGTTCAAATCATTCGCATCCGCGGCACTGCTGTAATCGGCACTGACGTACAAGCTGACGGTGGGGGATACCCTGGCCACCAACCCCAGCCCCAACTCGACCGTGGATGAATTG is a window of Pseudomonas sp. 10S4 DNA encoding:
- the mapR gene encoding GntR family transcriptional regulator MpaR (MapR regulates genes involved in Pseudomonas quinolone signal (PQS) production and anthranilate metabolism); amino-acid sequence: MKRYEKFADDIAELIRSGVLGPGQRVPSVRYASQTYGVSPSTVFQAYYLLERRGLIRARPRSGYFVNTHAPSPFSEPVISSQVNESTEVDVSELVFSVLDSIKDPTTVPFGSAFPSPTLFPLQRLSRSLASAAREMDPRMVVTDMSPGNPQLRRQIALRYMVGGLMLPMEELLITNGALEALNLCLQAVTEPGDLVAIEAPAFYASLQVLERLKLKAVEIPVHPRDGIDLGVLAQTLERHPIKACWCMTSFQNPMGATMPEAKKQELVELLRSHQVPLIEDDVYAELYYGQQAPKPAKAFDTEGLVMHCGSFAKSLAPGYRIGWVAAGRYAQKIERLKLMTSLCASMPAQAAIADYLQHGGYDRHLRKLRYALEEQQSAMLAAIARYFPAQTRVSQPAGGYFLWLELPPQMDSLKLFQMALAQGISIAPGPIFSPTRRFRNCIRLNYGSPWSEAAEKAMETLGRIVRSF
- the ccoG gene encoding cytochrome c oxidase accessory protein CcoG, translating into MSDRIPVRTVESAPVVQRYEPSRPKMKAKSSDNLIHTRSFTGLFRTLRMSGAGFLFLAFFGTVWLNWGGRQAVLWDLSESKFHIFGATFWPQDFILLSALLIIAAFGLFAITVFAGRVWCGYTCPQSSWTWIFMWCEKITEGERNQRIKLQAAPWGLNKLLRRSAKHTLWLGISLLTGLTFVGYFTPIRPLAEELLTLQMAGVSLFWVIFFTGATYINAGWLREAVCMHMCPYARFQSVMFDKDTLTISYDVARGENRGPRKREVKPAEVGLGDCIDCQLCVQVCPTGIDIRDGLQMECIGCAACIDACDSIMDKMNYPRGLISYTSEHELQGGKTHLLRPRLIGYTAVLLVMIGALAMALVERPMVSLDVTKDRGMYRENSEGQIENIYSLKVINKTQQRQDYRLSLVDGDGFQLQGKTELSLAPGEIVDVPVSVAMTTERPSSSSQTIAFKIVDSDEPDIYSVAKSRFVAPMNR
- a CDS encoding DUF3203 family protein; its protein translation is MTVRIDTETQTCFFTTENGEEIRLCPDVTIITDSEKAMSAVEMNGERIYITEAEADALTVAGAVDGRKHLRATDSDSVI
- the treS gene encoding maltose alpha-D-glucosyltransferase, with protein sequence MAKKPKSATFIKDPLWYKDAVIYQVHVKSFFDSNNDGIGDFPGLIAKLDYIADLGVNTIWLLPFYPSPRRDDGYDIAEYRGVHSDYGTMADAKRFIAEAHKRGLRVITELVINHTSDQHAWFQRARKAKKGSAARDFYVWSDDDQKYDGTRIIFLDTEKSNWTWDPVAGQYFWHRFYSHQPDLNFDNPQVMKAVLSVMRYWLDMGIDGLRLDAIPYLIERDGTNNENLPETHDVLKQIRAEIDANYPDRMLLAEANQWPEDTQLYFGDTDAKGLNGDECHMAFHFPLMPRMYMALAQEDRFPITDILRQTPEIPANCQWAIFLRNHDELTLEMVTDKERDYLWNYYAADRRARINLGIRRRLAPLMERDRRRVELLNSLLLSMPGTPTMYYGDEIGMGDNIYLGDRDGVRTPMQWSIDRNGGFSRADPASLVLPPIMDPQYGYLSVNVETQAGDPHSLLNWTRRMLAVRKQSKAFGRGTLKMLSPSNRRILAYTREFTGADGKHEIILCVANVSRSAQAAELDLSAYVGMVPVEMLGGNAFPPIGQLSFLLTLAPYGFYWFVLAAENQMPSWHVEPAQSLPDFTTLVLKKRMEELLEAPSRGTLEQGILPNWLQNRRWFAGKDTAIDSVNIAYGVRFGDPLHPVLLSEIDVTSGGQTSRYQLPFGFIAEDQVGAALPQQLALARVRRVRQVGLITDAFSLDTYIRAVLEGMQASTVLQSSEGEIRFEPTAELAKRGLTAESDVRYLSAEQSNSSVVIGNSLVLKLIRKLASGVHPELEMSAYLTAAGFGNISPLLGSVIRRDSKGEDTLLMIAQGYLSNQGDAWEWTQNNLERALRDELADAMSEQEQHYNALGELKDFAGMLGQRLGEMHVVLATPTDDPDFAPQVTTQKDALASAKDVAAQLEHALKLLKQHQSELNPADKALVSHLLDNKKAILGHVQELGKKAAGGLRIRVHGDLHLGQVLVIKGDAYLIDFEGEPARPLSERRGKHSPYKDVSGVLRSFDYAAAMAINVHNVDNTADARAARQRVADRYLSEARQSFIDAYRLAAASLAHAWQDPEGEDAALALFGLEKAAYEVAYEAENRPTWLPVPLHGLYGLLSGLKPFSDLGGE